From a region of the Chitinophaga caseinilytica genome:
- the bioD gene encoding dethiobiotin synthase, with product MNNIFITGIGTGVGKTVAAACVAEALSAQYWKPVQAGFEDGTDTETVRALTSPQVTVHEELYRLAMPASPHLAARAEGTVVQEDRILQRARELQQEGRPLVIEGAGGLMVPLNGNYFFLDLARALDARVIVVAQNYLGSINHSLLTAMALRSAGLNVTGWIFSGDHHSNEDDVVAWSRYPLITRIPKAPRLDKAFVALEAEAMRPKLQELLAR from the coding sequence ATGAACAATATCTTCATAACCGGTATCGGCACCGGTGTGGGAAAGACGGTAGCGGCCGCCTGTGTGGCGGAAGCACTGAGCGCGCAGTACTGGAAGCCGGTGCAGGCGGGCTTTGAAGACGGAACGGACACCGAAACGGTACGGGCCCTCACTTCGCCGCAGGTTACCGTTCACGAAGAGCTGTACCGCCTGGCTATGCCCGCGTCTCCCCACCTGGCGGCCCGGGCGGAAGGGACCGTGGTGCAGGAAGACCGGATTTTGCAGCGTGCGCGGGAGTTGCAGCAGGAAGGGAGACCTTTGGTGATCGAAGGCGCCGGCGGCCTAATGGTGCCCCTCAACGGCAATTACTTTTTCCTCGACCTCGCCCGCGCGCTCGACGCCCGCGTGATCGTGGTGGCGCAGAATTATCTCGGCAGCATCAACCACAGCCTCCTCACGGCCATGGCGCTACGAAGCGCCGGCCTCAACGTTACCGGATGGATTTTCAGCGGCGATCATCATTCCAATGAAGATGACGTGGTAGCCTGGAGCCGGTATCCGCTCATCACCCGGATCCCCAAAGCGCCGCGGCTCGACAAAGCCTTCGTTGCCCTCGAAGCCGAAGCGATGCGCCCCAAATTGCAAGAACTCCTGGCCCGATGA
- a CDS encoding 5-formyltetrahydrofolate cyclo-ligase has translation MNTAAAKQAIRKEYLAKRKALSPETMQQLNASLMAQCSGLALGDPSYIHLFLPIAAKNEVDTWPLADWLRAQFPRAKLVLSRSFLATGDMQHFVWDAGTQLIENAVGIPEPEGGEPVQPGLLDVVFVPLLAFDEAGHRVGYGKGMYDGFLRQCRPDVLSVGLSLFGPLPELITDAWDGDVPLRAAVTPEKVYYFKDEKR, from the coding sequence ATGAATACTGCCGCCGCCAAACAGGCCATCCGAAAGGAATACCTGGCCAAAAGAAAAGCCCTTTCGCCGGAAACGATGCAGCAACTGAACGCCTCGCTTATGGCGCAATGTAGCGGCCTGGCGCTCGGAGACCCTTCCTACATCCACCTCTTCCTGCCCATTGCGGCCAAAAACGAAGTGGACACATGGCCCCTGGCCGATTGGCTCCGCGCACAATTCCCCCGCGCCAAACTCGTGCTCTCCCGCTCGTTCCTCGCCACCGGCGATATGCAGCATTTCGTGTGGGACGCCGGCACGCAGCTCATCGAAAACGCGGTCGGCATTCCCGAACCGGAAGGCGGGGAACCCGTTCAACCCGGCCTGCTCGACGTGGTTTTCGTTCCCCTGCTGGCTTTCGACGAAGCCGGGCACCGGGTAGGCTATGGCAAAGGCATGTACGACGGGTTTCTCCGGCAATGCAGGCCAGACGTGCTTTCCGTGGGGCTCAGCCTCTTCGGGCCGCTCCCGGAGCTGATCACAGACGCCTGGGATGGCGATGTTCCGCTGCGAGCGGCCGTCACCCCAGAAAAGGTATATTACTTTAAAGACGAAAAACGATGA
- the lpxK gene encoding tetraacyldisaccharide 4'-kinase, with protein sequence MNSPLWQYLSFLLYPFALLYGLVLWVRNRLYDAGMLTSVEFSVPTIAVGNLSVGGTGKTPHVEYLIRLLKDRHRVATLSRGYNRKTKGFQLAAAKTTAADIGDEPMQFHLKYPDITVCVGEERMLAVPQLMSDRPDTEVILLDDAFQHRSIKPGLNLMVTDYSRLFTRDHVVPVGRLREGRKGYHRADGIIVSKCPADLSVVEKENIRKEINPLPHQELYFTTLRYGVPADMLTGEPVLIPENAKLLVACGIARPEPLVQHLRQRHGNVNLLSFPDHYYYNRNDLEKIQLELGHMDGDGPAYIVTTEKDAVRLNLLRDIIANMQLPFTVIPVEVAFLFGEAPAFDRFVTRYTENALLAANEDPAGT encoded by the coding sequence ATGAATAGTCCCCTGTGGCAATATCTTAGCTTCCTCCTTTATCCCTTCGCATTGCTCTATGGCCTGGTGCTCTGGGTCCGCAACCGCCTGTACGACGCCGGCATGCTCACTTCCGTGGAATTCAGCGTGCCGACCATCGCCGTGGGCAACCTTTCGGTAGGCGGCACCGGCAAAACGCCCCATGTGGAATACCTCATCCGCCTGTTGAAAGACCGCCACCGCGTGGCCACCCTCAGCCGGGGATACAACCGTAAAACGAAAGGTTTCCAGCTCGCCGCGGCCAAAACCACCGCTGCAGACATCGGCGACGAGCCCATGCAATTCCACCTGAAGTACCCGGATATTACCGTTTGCGTAGGCGAAGAGCGCATGCTGGCGGTGCCGCAGCTCATGAGCGACCGTCCGGATACGGAGGTTATCCTGCTGGACGATGCCTTCCAGCACCGTTCCATCAAACCCGGCCTCAACCTGATGGTGACCGATTACAGCCGCCTTTTCACCCGCGACCATGTAGTGCCCGTGGGCAGGTTACGGGAGGGAAGGAAGGGATATCACCGGGCAGACGGGATCATTGTGTCGAAATGTCCGGCCGATCTTTCGGTGGTCGAAAAAGAAAATATCCGGAAAGAAATCAACCCGCTGCCGCACCAGGAATTATACTTCACCACGCTCCGGTACGGCGTTCCAGCCGATATGCTCACCGGCGAGCCCGTCCTTATTCCGGAGAACGCGAAGCTGCTGGTGGCCTGCGGGATCGCCCGACCGGAACCACTGGTACAACATTTGCGGCAAAGGCACGGGAACGTGAACCTCCTGTCGTTCCCCGACCATTATTATTACAACCGGAACGACCTGGAAAAGATCCAGCTGGAACTGGGGCACATGGATGGTGATGGCCCCGCTTATATCGTAACTACGGAAAAAGATGCGGTAAGGCTGAACTTGCTGCGCGACATCATCGCGAACATGCAGCTGCCTTTTACCGTTATACCGGTGGAAGTGGCTTTTCTCTTCGGAGAAGCCCCGGCTTTCGACCGGTTCGTTACCCGGTACACGGAAAATGCATTGTTGGCGGCGAACGAAGACCCTGCGGGAACGTAG
- the rnr gene encoding ribonuclease R: protein MTKKKEKKQKSSSQKKTYKGIVDVTRSGMAFVVVEGLESDIMVKQKNLNSALDGDEVLVDVIRQGKSMGRMEGHVTDVLVRKKTEFTGTIQLSKTFAFLLPEKGSWLPDIYIPENSLKGAKDGDRAVVKVVAWGEKSRKPVGEIVEILDATNANDLAMKEILVESGFPLNWPKDVLDELAAMPGAGDLSAKDREGRKDFSKILTFTIDPVDARDFDDAISIRRLKNGLLEIGVHIADVSHYVQPGTALDKEAEHRATSVYLPDRVLPMLPEKISNELCSLRPHEDHLCFSCVFQIDDKAKVKQYWMGRTIIHSRHRFTYEEVQEIIQTGEGPYFEEVLLLNKLSQTLRAARFKDGAINFSSQEVRFQLDENAKPVGVKINESDESHQLIEELMLLANRTVAEYVSKQKVNTHPVPFPYRVHDTPDEEKMHVFAVFAGKFGYKFDATSPDTIAASFNKMLTLVKGKPEQHVLETLGIRTMAKAIYTSDNIGHYGLGFPYYCHFTSPIRRYPDVLVHRILAQVLAGDIKPDKQLEKRCKHSSDMERKAMEAERAGNKYKQVEYMQDFIGETFEGIVSGVAHFGFWVETVFAKCEGLVSVHGLREDYKHSETDYALIGMRTGKRIRIGDKVTIRVVSASLAKRQLDYELVEEGSDLPPLKKSGRSERPERNDRSDNRKKTGKAPQHKSRKKKK from the coding sequence ATGACCAAGAAGAAAGAAAAGAAACAGAAAAGCAGTAGCCAGAAGAAGACCTATAAAGGCATCGTGGACGTCACCCGCTCGGGTATGGCGTTCGTTGTCGTGGAAGGGTTGGAAAGTGACATCATGGTGAAACAGAAAAACCTCAATTCCGCCCTGGACGGCGATGAAGTACTCGTAGACGTCATCCGCCAGGGCAAAAGCATGGGCAGGATGGAAGGGCATGTCACAGACGTGCTCGTCCGCAAAAAGACCGAATTTACCGGCACCATCCAGCTGAGCAAGACATTCGCGTTCCTGCTGCCCGAAAAAGGCAGCTGGCTCCCCGATATCTATATTCCCGAAAATTCCCTCAAAGGCGCCAAAGACGGCGATCGTGCGGTAGTGAAGGTAGTGGCATGGGGCGAAAAGAGCCGCAAGCCGGTTGGTGAGATCGTCGAAATCCTCGACGCCACCAACGCCAACGACCTGGCCATGAAGGAAATCCTCGTGGAAAGCGGATTCCCGCTGAACTGGCCCAAGGATGTGCTCGACGAGCTGGCCGCCATGCCGGGCGCGGGCGACCTGAGCGCCAAAGACCGCGAAGGCCGCAAGGATTTCAGCAAAATACTCACTTTTACCATTGACCCCGTAGACGCCCGTGATTTCGATGACGCCATTTCCATCCGCCGGTTGAAAAACGGCTTGCTGGAAATCGGTGTGCACATCGCGGACGTGAGCCATTACGTGCAGCCCGGCACCGCACTGGACAAGGAAGCGGAGCACCGCGCCACTTCGGTGTACCTGCCAGACCGGGTGCTGCCCATGCTGCCGGAAAAAATCTCCAACGAGCTTTGCTCGTTGCGGCCGCATGAAGACCACCTGTGCTTTTCCTGCGTGTTCCAGATAGACGACAAGGCGAAAGTGAAGCAGTACTGGATGGGGAGGACCATCATCCATTCCCGCCACCGGTTCACTTACGAAGAGGTGCAGGAGATCATCCAGACCGGCGAAGGGCCGTATTTCGAGGAGGTGTTGCTATTGAACAAACTTTCCCAGACGCTGCGTGCCGCGCGGTTCAAGGACGGCGCTATTAATTTCTCGAGCCAGGAAGTCCGCTTCCAGCTGGATGAGAACGCCAAGCCCGTGGGCGTGAAGATCAACGAAAGCGACGAATCGCACCAGCTGATCGAGGAACTGATGCTGCTGGCGAACCGTACGGTGGCGGAATACGTGTCCAAACAAAAGGTGAATACCCATCCCGTTCCGTTCCCATACCGGGTCCACGATACGCCGGATGAAGAAAAAATGCACGTTTTTGCCGTATTTGCAGGTAAATTCGGCTATAAATTCGACGCCACGAGCCCCGATACCATCGCTGCATCCTTCAACAAGATGCTGACTCTGGTGAAAGGGAAACCGGAACAGCATGTGCTGGAAACCCTCGGCATCCGTACCATGGCCAAGGCCATTTACACGTCCGACAACATCGGGCACTACGGCCTGGGGTTCCCGTACTACTGCCATTTCACCTCGCCCATCCGCCGCTACCCGGACGTGCTCGTGCACCGCATCCTGGCACAAGTGCTGGCGGGAGACATCAAGCCCGACAAGCAGCTCGAAAAACGCTGCAAACACTCCTCTGACATGGAACGTAAGGCCATGGAAGCGGAAAGGGCCGGCAACAAGTACAAGCAGGTGGAATACATGCAGGATTTCATCGGTGAAACGTTCGAAGGCATCGTGTCGGGCGTGGCGCATTTCGGATTCTGGGTGGAAACCGTTTTTGCGAAGTGCGAAGGCCTGGTCAGCGTGCATGGGCTGCGGGAGGATTACAAGCATTCCGAGACCGATTATGCCCTCATCGGCATGAGAACGGGCAAGCGCATCCGGATCGGCGACAAAGTGACCATCCGCGTGGTATCCGCCAGTTTGGCCAAACGCCAGCTCGATTATGAACTGGTCGAAGAAGGCAGCGATCTGCCGCCGCTCAAGAAAAGTGGGCGGAGCGAACGGCCGGAGCGGAACGACCGGAGCGATAACAGGAAGAAGACAGGCAAGGCGCCGCAACATAAATCAAGGAAGAAAAAGAAGTAA
- a CDS encoding polyprenyl synthetase family protein, protein MHSFKELSAKFEQQFSQRQFPEHPANLYDPAQYILGIGGKRIRPVLCLLGNELFADLEPDAFHAANAVELFHNFTLIHDDIMDKAPLRRGMPTVHTKYSDSAAILAGDVMLIHSYEHLNKIAGKYRQKIVSVFNRAAREVCEGQQLDMDMEQTAPEQVKYEDYVNMIALKTSVLLAASLQMGAICGGGSEGNQQHLYEFGKNVGIAFQIQDDYLDAFGDPDKFGKQQGGDILVNKKTFLLLKALELCNGTQRQKLHELLQTSPADKVASVLQIFRDCRVDAWAEKEKERFSQIAYEHLDAIAVISGRKQPLRELADFLLVRQH, encoded by the coding sequence ATGCATTCATTCAAAGAATTATCAGCGAAATTCGAACAGCAGTTCAGTCAAAGACAATTTCCCGAACACCCGGCCAACCTGTACGATCCTGCCCAGTACATCCTGGGGATCGGTGGCAAGCGCATCCGGCCCGTGCTTTGCCTGCTGGGCAACGAGCTCTTTGCCGACCTGGAGCCGGACGCCTTCCATGCCGCCAACGCGGTGGAACTGTTCCACAATTTCACGCTCATTCATGACGATATCATGGACAAGGCGCCCCTGCGCAGGGGGATGCCCACCGTCCACACGAAATACAGCGATTCGGCAGCGATCCTCGCGGGCGACGTGATGCTCATCCACAGCTACGAACATCTCAACAAGATCGCCGGAAAGTACCGCCAGAAGATCGTTTCCGTGTTCAACCGCGCTGCCCGCGAAGTATGCGAAGGGCAGCAGCTGGATATGGATATGGAGCAAACGGCGCCCGAACAGGTGAAATATGAAGACTATGTGAACATGATCGCCCTGAAAACCTCCGTGCTACTGGCCGCCAGTCTCCAGATGGGCGCCATTTGCGGCGGCGGGAGCGAAGGGAACCAGCAGCACCTGTACGAATTCGGCAAAAACGTGGGCATCGCCTTCCAGATCCAGGACGATTACCTCGACGCATTCGGCGACCCGGATAAATTCGGCAAGCAGCAGGGTGGAGACATCCTCGTCAACAAAAAAACCTTCCTGCTCCTCAAAGCCCTCGAGCTATGTAACGGCACCCAACGCCAGAAACTGCACGAGTTGCTGCAAACCAGCCCGGCAGATAAGGTAGCTTCCGTGCTCCAGATCTTCCGCGATTGCCGGGTAGACGCCTGGGCCGAGAAGGAAAAAGAACGTTTCTCCCAGATCGCTTATGAGCACCTCGATGCCATCGCGGTGATCTCCGGCCGGAAGCAGCCCCTGCGCGAACTGGCGGATTTTCTCCTCGTCCGGCAACATTGA
- a CDS encoding amino acid permease: MSNSLFRKKSLTSILHEAKAGDGDAHMSGLKKVLTVRDLTLMGVAAVIGAGIFSTIGQAAFNGGPAVIFLFLLTAVTCGFTALCYAEFASRVPVAGSAYTYSYVTFGEMAAWIIGWALILEYSIGNIVVAISWSSYFNNVLEGMGIHLPAYLTTDYNTAKAAAGDAWNTAPFIGNLRVILNIPAFIIVVLVTILAYVGIHESKKSANFMVGLKIVILLIVIAIGMFHINSDNWQPFMPNGFNGVLMGVSAVFFAYIGFDAISTTAEESANPQRDMPRAMIYSLIICTIIYVVVTLVITGMVHYSEFQHVSDPLAYVFDKLNMKTIGYVISISAVIAATSVILVFQIGQPRIWMSMSRDGLLPKKFAKVHPKYHTPGFSTIVTGVIVAIPSLFVESGIVTDLTSIGTLFAFVLVCGGVLMLPKVPKGEKKFNLPYINGLFIVPVIFGVFTWFFRDRIAESFSGIAAMDHDHVLYVIFYILATVITLLTIVKRLSLIPVLGMLCCLYLMIEIPVRSWVVFFGWMAVGLAIYFLYGYWKSKLAGKKA, translated from the coding sequence ATGTCTAACTCGCTTTTCAGGAAAAAATCCCTGACCAGCATTCTCCATGAAGCAAAAGCCGGAGACGGCGACGCGCACATGTCGGGCCTGAAGAAGGTGCTCACCGTACGCGACCTCACGCTGATGGGCGTGGCGGCCGTGATCGGAGCGGGGATCTTCTCCACGATCGGGCAGGCGGCTTTTAATGGAGGACCTGCGGTTATTTTCCTGTTCCTCCTCACCGCCGTTACCTGTGGCTTTACCGCGCTTTGCTACGCCGAGTTTGCTTCCAGGGTGCCCGTGGCCGGGAGCGCCTATACCTATTCGTACGTTACCTTCGGCGAAATGGCCGCCTGGATCATCGGCTGGGCGCTCATCCTCGAATACTCCATCGGCAACATCGTGGTAGCCATTTCCTGGAGCAGTTATTTCAACAACGTTCTTGAAGGGATGGGCATCCATCTCCCCGCGTACCTCACTACCGATTACAATACCGCCAAAGCCGCCGCCGGAGACGCGTGGAACACCGCGCCCTTCATCGGCAACTTGCGCGTCATCCTCAACATTCCCGCTTTCATAATCGTGGTGCTCGTCACCATTCTGGCGTATGTAGGCATCCATGAGAGTAAGAAAAGCGCCAATTTCATGGTGGGCCTCAAGATCGTGATCCTCCTCATAGTGATCGCCATCGGGATGTTCCATATCAATTCCGACAACTGGCAACCCTTCATGCCCAACGGCTTCAACGGCGTGCTGATGGGCGTTTCGGCCGTGTTCTTCGCCTATATCGGGTTCGATGCCATTTCCACCACGGCGGAAGAAAGCGCCAATCCGCAGCGCGACATGCCCCGTGCCATGATCTATTCCCTCATCATCTGCACGATCATTTACGTGGTGGTGACGCTCGTGATCACCGGCATGGTGCATTATTCCGAGTTCCAGCACGTGAGCGACCCGCTGGCGTACGTGTTCGACAAGCTGAATATGAAGACCATCGGCTACGTTATTTCCATCAGTGCCGTAATAGCCGCCACCAGCGTGATCCTCGTGTTCCAGATCGGCCAGCCCCGCATCTGGATGAGCATGAGCCGCGACGGGCTGCTCCCGAAGAAATTCGCCAAAGTGCATCCCAAATACCACACACCTGGTTTTTCGACCATCGTGACCGGCGTGATCGTGGCGATCCCTTCGCTGTTCGTGGAAAGCGGCATCGTGACGGACCTCACCAGCATCGGCACCCTGTTCGCCTTCGTGCTCGTTTGCGGCGGCGTGCTCATGCTGCCGAAAGTGCCGAAAGGAGAGAAGAAGTTCAATCTGCCTTACATCAACGGCCTGTTTATAGTGCCCGTAATCTTCGGGGTGTTCACCTGGTTCTTCCGCGACCGCATCGCCGAGAGTTTCAGTGGCATTGCCGCGATGGACCACGACCATGTGCTGTACGTCATTTTCTACATCCTGGCCACCGTCATCACCTTGCTTACGATCGTCAAGCGGTTGTCGCTCATTCCCGTATTGGGCATGCTTTGCTGCCTGTACCTCATGATCGAGATCCCCGTCCGCAGCTGGGTGGTGTTCTTCGGCTGGATGGCAGTTGGTTTGGCGATTTATTTCCTGTATGGTTATTGGAAAAGTAAATTGGCGGGTAAGAAAGCGTAA
- a CDS encoding DoxX family protein has translation MNLLQRIERWGDNHHPKWVDGLRILLGLFLMWKGIQFVDNIDLLKSRIAEQPFLTAVSFWLAHYIVFAHTVGGLFIALGLLTRVGVIANLPVLIGAVFFINSSTNLFSVYPEMSLSIVVLLGLLFFLVEGSGRVSVDEYMRTHPEKSAA, from the coding sequence ATGAACCTCCTGCAACGTATAGAACGCTGGGGTGACAACCATCATCCCAAATGGGTGGACGGTTTGCGGATCTTGCTGGGATTGTTCCTCATGTGGAAGGGTATTCAGTTCGTCGATAATATCGATCTGCTGAAATCCCGCATCGCGGAACAGCCATTTTTGACCGCGGTATCGTTCTGGCTGGCTCACTACATCGTTTTTGCCCACACCGTAGGCGGACTGTTCATCGCACTGGGCCTGCTTACCCGCGTAGGCGTCATCGCCAACCTCCCGGTCCTCATCGGCGCAGTATTTTTCATCAATTCTTCCACCAATCTTTTCAGCGTGTATCCCGAAATGAGCCTCTCTATCGTAGTGCTGCTCGGCCTGTTGTTCTTCCTCGTTGAAGGCAGCGGCAGGGTTTCGGTGGACGAATATATGCGTACGCACCCGGAGAAAAGCGCCGCCTGA
- a CDS encoding Smr/MutS family protein produces the protein MKYTVGDKILLLHSKEEGTVLDIINDKMVLVEVGGTKFPVYLDQIDFPYFHRFTQKQAPLPPKRTPGEEIKREKPQPKVNKPERGVFLTMLPVWSHDGWDDVVDTLKFHLLNETNRAYTYRFEIWLNNTLFLELKQEVPAQQHIYLADLNFDQLNDKARFEFKFQPKEADLTLAPELAKTWKIKAKQLFQQLEKVREEGKATIEYELFIKYPPRQETDSFGFTPQEKKKLNTLTDVRQLKSPERLDARYEIDLHIDRLADNWRDLKPLEILAIQLNEFQHYLDLAISQRLHSMIIIHGVGTGKLRDELHDILKTIPEVKFFVNQYHPFYGYGATEIFFK, from the coding sequence ATGAAATATACAGTAGGCGACAAGATACTATTGCTCCATTCCAAAGAAGAAGGGACTGTGCTGGATATCATCAACGATAAAATGGTGCTCGTTGAGGTAGGCGGCACCAAATTCCCCGTGTACCTCGACCAGATCGATTTCCCCTATTTCCACCGCTTTACCCAGAAACAGGCCCCGCTGCCGCCCAAACGGACGCCGGGGGAGGAAATCAAGCGGGAAAAACCCCAGCCGAAGGTCAACAAGCCGGAAAGAGGCGTTTTCCTCACCATGCTGCCCGTCTGGAGCCACGACGGGTGGGACGATGTCGTGGATACCCTTAAATTCCACCTCCTCAACGAAACCAACCGCGCCTACACCTACCGTTTCGAGATTTGGCTGAACAACACACTGTTCCTCGAACTGAAACAGGAGGTCCCCGCGCAGCAGCATATCTACCTGGCCGACCTCAATTTCGACCAGCTCAACGATAAAGCCCGTTTCGAGTTCAAATTCCAGCCGAAGGAAGCCGACCTGACACTGGCCCCCGAATTGGCGAAAACCTGGAAAATCAAAGCGAAACAGCTCTTCCAGCAGCTGGAGAAAGTGCGGGAAGAAGGCAAGGCGACCATCGAGTACGAATTGTTCATCAAATACCCCCCGCGCCAGGAAACCGACTCGTTCGGGTTCACGCCGCAGGAAAAGAAGAAACTCAATACCCTGACCGATGTTCGCCAGCTCAAGTCGCCCGAAAGGCTGGATGCCCGCTATGAGATCGATCTCCACATCGACCGCCTGGCAGATAACTGGCGCGATCTCAAGCCCCTGGAAATCCTGGCCATCCAGCTCAACGAGTTCCAGCATTACCTCGACCTGGCCATTTCCCAGCGGCTGCACAGCATGATCATCATCCACGGCGTGGGTACCGGCAAGCTCCGCGACGAGCTGCACGACATCCTGAAAACCATTCCGGAAGTAAAATTCTTCGTGAATCAGTACCATCCTTTCTACGGTTACGGGGCAACAGAGATATTTTTTAAGTAA
- a CDS encoding S8 family peptidase, whose amino-acid sequence MKSICRALAVGASVAMLITSEGYGQSKPSVPQNWQLLSYGTDSVYGIGVEKAYRELLQGKTGKTVIVAVIDSGVDTTHEDLRPILWKNPNEIPGNNIDDDGNGYVDDIYGWNFLGAKDGSSVKEDSDEATREFYRYRRLYGNPDSALKPDSKEYAYWTRLKDRSQKPSTQAKTDYKMMLKVQENLLKCESVLTEFLKTSDFTKEQLDTLKSSDSDVMFARGFALRLLGSTGEEGMTYQALKTDLGEYIKELKKKAEVTGAEPVDKRTTIVGDNINDINDRYYGNADVMGQFAFHGTHVSGIIGAARGNGVGMDGVADNVRIMTVKVVPEGDERDKDVALGIRYAVDNGAQVINMSFGKGFSPQKQWVDDAIRYAQEKGVLLVHAAGNDGANNDQTENYPKDTFEDGKEADNMITVGASSNGRVGSKIAGFSNYGKKEVDVFAPGVQIYSTVPGGDKYGSASGTSMASPVVAGLAAMILSYYPDLSARQLKQIIEKSATPLPGGEKVNKPGAKDEEVEFSELSKSGGMVNAYEAIKLAAKTKGENVKKNKAKVNLKKD is encoded by the coding sequence ATGAAAAGCATCTGCAGAGCCCTGGCCGTTGGAGCAAGTGTAGCCATGTTGATCACATCCGAAGGTTACGGACAGTCTAAACCGTCCGTTCCCCAAAACTGGCAGTTGCTGAGTTACGGGACAGACAGTGTGTACGGGATCGGTGTCGAAAAGGCATACCGCGAACTGTTGCAAGGCAAAACCGGGAAAACGGTGATCGTAGCCGTGATCGATTCCGGCGTGGATACCACCCACGAAGACCTTCGCCCCATTCTCTGGAAAAACCCAAACGAAATCCCCGGTAACAATATCGACGACGACGGAAACGGTTATGTAGACGATATCTACGGATGGAACTTCCTCGGCGCCAAAGACGGATCTTCCGTAAAAGAAGACTCCGACGAGGCCACCCGCGAGTTTTACCGCTACCGCCGCCTCTACGGCAACCCGGACTCCGCCCTGAAGCCCGATTCAAAGGAATATGCTTACTGGACGCGCCTGAAAGACCGTAGCCAGAAGCCTTCCACGCAAGCGAAAACCGATTACAAAATGATGCTCAAAGTGCAGGAAAACCTCCTGAAATGCGAGAGCGTCCTCACGGAATTCCTCAAAACCAGCGACTTCACTAAAGAACAGCTCGATACCCTCAAATCTTCGGACTCCGATGTCATGTTCGCCCGCGGGTTCGCCCTGCGCCTGCTCGGCAGCACCGGCGAAGAAGGTATGACCTACCAGGCGCTCAAAACCGACCTGGGAGAATACATCAAGGAACTGAAAAAGAAAGCAGAAGTGACCGGGGCCGAACCCGTAGATAAACGCACCACCATCGTGGGCGACAATATCAACGACATCAACGACCGCTACTACGGCAACGCCGATGTAATGGGCCAGTTCGCCTTCCATGGCACGCACGTGTCCGGCATCATCGGTGCGGCGCGCGGCAATGGCGTGGGAATGGACGGTGTGGCCGATAACGTGCGCATCATGACCGTGAAAGTAGTGCCTGAGGGCGATGAGCGCGATAAAGACGTGGCGCTCGGCATCCGTTATGCGGTAGACAATGGCGCGCAAGTAATCAACATGAGCTTCGGCAAAGGCTTCTCTCCCCAGAAACAGTGGGTAGACGACGCCATCCGCTATGCGCAGGAAAAAGGCGTGCTGCTGGTACATGCCGCAGGTAACGACGGCGCCAACAACGACCAAACGGAAAACTATCCCAAAGATACTTTCGAAGACGGCAAGGAAGCAGACAACATGATTACCGTGGGCGCTTCTTCCAACGGCCGTGTAGGTAGCAAGATCGCGGGTTTCAGCAACTACGGCAAGAAGGAAGTGGATGTGTTCGCCCCCGGCGTGCAGATCTATTCCACTGTTCCCGGCGGCGACAAATACGGCAGCGCCAGCGGTACGAGCATGGCTTCGCCCGTTGTGGCCGGCCTGGCAGCCATGATCCTGTCGTATTATCCCGACCTGAGTGCGCGCCAGTTGAAGCAGATCATCGAGAAATCGGCGACTCCCCTGCCCGGCGGCGAAAAAGTGAACAAACCAGGTGCTAAAGACGAGGAAGTCGAATTCTCCGAGCTTTCCAAATCCGGCGGCATGGTGAACGCTTACGAAGCCATCAAGCTGGCGGCCAAAACCAAAGGCGAGAACGTGAAAAAGAACAAAGCCAAAGTGAACCTGAAAAAGGACTGA